In a single window of the Drosophila albomicans strain 15112-1751.03 chromosome 3, ASM965048v2, whole genome shotgun sequence genome:
- the LOC117568300 gene encoding uncharacterized protein LOC117568300, with translation MAALPDRFNAGKRLFWCEFLKLYEQMPELWNVHNLDYRNKELRNESYEILQTKLKEIEPNATKADVGRRINIFRTNYRREQMRIWKQQELGLHPNLCKPTLWFYENMSFLQTQESFQHRSKRSRLWNKQDTPHDLKADVGSHSSSEVPESSLSFLQHLQSNLDPLDTTPTAFLAPATTNRDTMPTAFDESMLISPKIEIFDSDPSMEVNRQGHNDDVKMDNVNSSIPDIGEPNGSTTPATTAMKGLQTDGTSPILSEASEALAKSWAIQYEEMAPTQRILARKAIADILFEGCMGNLRVNRGDRTTVVNNV, from the coding sequence ATGGCGGCGTTGCCGGATCGCTTCAATGCCGGTAAGCGGTTATTTTGGTGCGAATTTTTGAAACTCTACGAACAGATGCCCGAGCTGTGGAATGTGCACAATTTGGACTATAGAAACAAGGAATTAAGGAATGAATCATATGAGATTCTTCAGACAAAGCTCAAAGAAATTGAACCAAATGCCACAAAAGCCGATGTCGGTCGACGGATCAACATTTTTCGCACAAATTACAGACGAGAACAGATGCGGATTTGGAAACAGCAAGAACTGGGATTGCATCCGAATCTGTGCAAGCCCACATTGTGGTTCTACGAGAACATGAGTTTCCTGCAGACCCAAGAGTCTTTTCAGCACAGATCTAAAAGGTCGAGACTGTGGAATAAGCAGGATACACCTCACGATTTAAAGGCAGACGTTGGTTCACATTCATCTTCAGAGGTTCCCGAGTCGAGCTTATCCTTCCTCCAGCACCTGCAGAGTAATTTGGATCCACTGGACACAACGCCAACGGCATTCTTAGCACCTGCCACCACCAATCGCGACACAATGCCAACAGCTTTCGATGAGAGCATGCTAATCAGCCCAaagattgaaatatttgatagTGATCCGTCGATGGAAGTGAATAGGCAAGGTCACAACGATGATGTTAAGATGGATAACGTCAATTCGAGTATCCCAGATATTGGCGAGCCAAATGGCTCAACTACACCGGCAACGACTGCAATGAAGGGTCTTCAAACAGACGGGACGTCTCCCATTCTCAGTGAAGCCTCCGAAGCATTAGCGAAGTCCTGGGCCATTCAATATGAGGAGATGGCGCCGACGCAACGAATTCTGGCGAGGAAAGCTATTGCCGATATTCTCTTTGAAGGCTGTATGGGCAACTTGCGGGTTAATCGTGGCGATCGCACTACTGTGGTTAATAATGTTTAA